CTAGCTAAACACATCACCTAAAATATAGTAACAAAATGATGCATAAAAATATTTATCTTCTTATTTGACATAAAAAGTAGATTTACACATAACTATGATTAAACATAAAACATATTAATTAAAATGACATGTTCACCACAACAGTTTCTTACAGGTACATTACTTTAACTAATGCCATTGCCACCGCTATCcgtactagtctggctttgttctgCTTGCTCTTCCTCGGGTAGAGACTTCTGAATCTGCAGAGTTCGAGGCTCCAACTTCCCTTCCAGCATCCGCACCACTTGCTCCATGTTTGGTCTCATATACTCATCCTCTTCTATGCATAACAAACCTACAATACTTGCTCTTCTCACCTCTTCAATATCTTCCTCCTCTGCAACACCCTCCTCCACAATATTAATCGCCTTTCCCTGGTTAATCTGAGTTGCAGCCCACACAGGAAAGTAATACTTACTTGAATCTTGTACATTTAACTCCAGATTTCTTCGCCCCGAGATGATTTCGAAGAGCGTCATACCAAAACTGTAGACGTCAACTTTGGGAGTGATGGGAAGACCGGAGATCCACTCTGGAGCCAAGTAACCTCTCGTTCCTCTTGTAGTGGTCAGCACGTGGCTAAAACCTCTACCCACAAGCTTTGCCAAACCAAAATCTGCTATCTTGGGTGACAAATTACTGTCCAGAAGAATGTTTCCTGGTTTAACATCGCTGTGAATGATGCAATCTCTACATTCTTCATGAAGATAAAGTAACCCTCTTGCAGTGCCTAATACTATCTCAAATCGAGTCTTCCAGTCAAGTACCTTCCGTTCAGTTTTTGAGTCACTTGTGAACAGTAAAGAATCCAGAGAGCCGTTCGGCATGAAATCATAAATCAGTAAGCGTCTGGATCCTTCTGCACAAAACCCTCGAAGCCTGACCAGATTTACATGTTGAATGTTTCCAAGGGAACTGATTTCCGCTCGGAATTGCTTCTCATCTTGTGATGAACCCTCCATATTCTTTACAGCCACAAGCGTACCGTCCGTTAGAGTTCCTTTGAACACTGAGCCAAATCCTCCGCTCCCCAACTGAGAGCTGAAATTCCTAGTTGCAATTTTCAACTCCTTGTAGCTAAACATTCTAAGAAAAGAATTGGAGGAATCTCCATACCTCTCAGTCGATCGTAGCCGATGCTTCCGCCACATTACAATCGAAAATATACCCAAAACAACGCCAAGAGCACCAATGGTACCAAGCGTTGCGCCCACAATACGTGTGGTTTTGCCTTCTGAGGAAGATGGCCTATGAAACTTAAGAAGTGCAGAGGCAGCTACTCTAATGGACACATTTGTATTGCTTTGTGATGCAAAACTGTACATGTTTAGCAGATCTCCTGACCAGATTTTGCACGCCCATGAAGGCGGATTGAAAGTAAATGCAGTGCACGAGCAGTTGCGGAGGCACGCTTTCTGGCAATCTTTTTTTGTGGGTGCAGGTAATGAGAAAGAGTAATTATCATCAGGCAACATTACTTTCGACTCGAAGAACTGGTCAGTGCTTTCATTTTCTGTATCGCAGCTCAACGGGCTCTGCCTAACACAACCACTTGACCACCACTCTCGCGATCTCCAAGACAGATCGTCTTTGGGCTTGAAGCCTTCTGCACAGCTGCAGAAGGTAAGATGGTTGGAGTTGCAGGTTCCATAAACCCCACAGAGACCATATACGGCACACTGATCTCTGGGTTCGGACCAGAACATGTTCCATTTGCTGCCCTCAATCAGATTGTATTCTTGAATTGCCCCTAAGGTAACTAGGACGAAACGGGATACCTTAAATATGGGATGAATCGGTGAATAAGTCATATACAAAAATGAGCCAACACGTTCAACGCTGATATTGTAGAAGCCTTTGTTTCCCATTTCTGGGATTTCCTGGAAAATTTCGCCATTCCATGTTCCGCTCCTCCAATACTGTACAGAGTTGTTCCAAGTTAGCACAAATTGTTTAACCCCGGATGGATCCATGTGGAAGGAGAAAAGCCCAGGAGCGGGATCCAATGAGTTTTTCCAAGAAACTAACTTTTGCTGTCCACCGAACCTCATCCCGGGTAACCAGGTGTCTACAGGATGGTCGAAACTCTCCCAAAGAGAGTCAGATATATTCTCATCAGCCACCATTAAAAAGTTACCCGAGTCTAATATTACAGCCTTTGAAGCATTCTTGGACACATTGACCGACCATACAGATCCACCTTTTGCATCAAACAGtcccagatgaccttctcttgacAGGTTCAAAATGCCAGGCCTGTCTCTTGCGGGAGTCTCCCTATTAGCCACCCAAACCTTTGTCTCTGGTACTTTGGCATACCAGATGCCAATATACCAGTTATTACTTCCATTTGTGTTAAAGAATCCCAATTCAAACATCCCATTCATTGAGATTATTGTTTGATTTCCAGTAAGCGAGTCGCCTAAGAAAAGTGTATTTCCCCCACGAACAACTGACCCATCAATGGTGTGAAATATAATTAGTATTACATGAAAGAAGAGCAGATATCCTAAGAGACCGTTTCTTCCCATTTCCATCTTGCAGGTTTCCATCGTTTCTTGAGTTGATGGAGACTATATAGCTCTAAACTGAAACACAGAAAAATCAAGGAATGACTTCATTGAATAGTAACAGAACAGCAAACAATGTAAGCCTGAAAAGAAAATCGCCAGCAATAATTTAGTACCATTTTTcgtttaataaattttgtttagTCCAAGTTTTAATTGCTTCTTAGTCAGATATTAGAATTTATATTTAAGGAGAATTAGATTACTAAGAAGACTTGAAGTAAGTCAAGGTCTATTGAGGAAAAAATATCAGAACTAGAAATTGTGGTTTGAAAACCCAAAACCGAAATTGTTGAAAATGGTTTATTTTACTTTGACATTGGACTATACCTATTGTTGACAATGAGAATGAGGACTCTTCATTCAAAGTCTTGCATAAGAGGTGGTATGGAAATGATGTTCTCTATTGTAGACTTTCATGGCATATTCCATTCAATGCTAGAAGTAATCTTTTCCTCACACATCTAGGAATATGTGCTCGTGGTATCCCACGAAAAGATGCTTACACAATCACATTTTAATTAAAATACAAACCTTAACCTACCTTCAATCATTTACACACAACCTAGAGTAGCATACCCATCCATTGTCGTGCCATGGGCATGCTGCATACCGCTgaagctattctggttccaaaatagacctttcgtatGGCGTGTTAGCGACAGATTAGTCAATCGCAGCTGtaaattgcaaaatcgacggtgtaaaacgcgtgactaacgcgcgtgttagtcaatccgtattgtcgtttgaagccagaatagacgcgtccgctGCATACCCCTCAATAGTATGGTGTACTGGCTATTCGCCGACCCAGACCTAACACGACAGAGTtgaaaagtgacaaaagtcctcATATGCATACAAGGCAAGTAGagcaattaaaaaaatattgcatCTAAATTTGTTCAAACAATCTTATAAAAACAAATATTTTCAAGTAGAAAATTTCTAGTTTCAAATTGAACGACCAAATAAGTTTTTAAAGTATATGTTTTTAAGGTGCAAAATAAAATCTTTTTTCTTTACAAGTAGtgagaataaaaaatagtaaaaattgaaaaaagttcaGATTATATATGTAGTAAGAATCGTTAAAGTTGAATTTGTcaacattttttattaaaattttatattatatcTTATAAAATTGATGTATTTATATTATTcttgatattttttaataaatgattaGAATTTAATATATTACATTTTAATTTTGATTagcaattattttttattaatagttTGATTAGTAATTATTTCTTATGGATATTTGTGCTTATATTAACTATATTGTATTGATTGCCACTAATGAAGTTTAGACATACCAAACATAATGGATGAGTAAATTTACAATTGGATTATTAATATTAATTCACATTTGTAATtggaccttttttttttttatgtgtgggagatatttTGGTCCATTATGTTAGAATGCAGTAAATAACCTTGAATGCACTTGACCACatgatgaaaaataaattaaataaattataaaaaaataaatttgtgcTAAGATATTAAATCAATTCAAAGCATAGATAACGAAGCTCAAATAGATAAAAAGGAAATGACAATTAGTAAATAAGGCTATGCAAAGAGGGATGTGGAGAGAAACAAGAAAGATAAAATGAAATAATGGTGTTCAGAAACTAAAATGGTTGAAGAAGATTACTTGATAAAGATGTCAATTAGAAAACCTTTACCTAACACATAGCATGTtatatgtgtagacgtataaaaatgaccatattcctaaatgaatattttatgttcatttctctatttgattaaatccaatttaattaaattatccacattcctctatttaattaagtaaattactcaatttatttaaattaaattcactatacccatttaatgaataaatcattttattcaattaaatcccccctatccacttttaattaaattcaaatttaattaaatagttatcctaaaattgaataaatctaatttatttaatttccccaaattacaaccaaattgaataaatcatttaaatcaattaaatcctattatccctccatccacttgcaaaatcccaaacccctttctaataccTTCTAGACTCTTCCAATCGCTTCTAGTTAGCCtgacccatcttctaaactttgtcacatccctaagcaaggggaagtcacttctcaaaacctcaaagtcttggataaccattaaaggctttcaaccttcaaccacttaaatcctcagagtctttgataaccattaaaggcttccaaccttcaaccacttaatcccccaaagtctccaataaccattaatggttaactcaaaccctcttacatggttaaaacatttgttttgactcaaccttcacccaacccaaaggtctcatcaggcctttaatgctttgaccatgattatctcttaatcatttgcacaaaggtttatccttggattaagtcttaatccattgggtaatcctaacttaagcttgacccttaccctctagataaccatgaggtcttctcaggcatttaatgcctccaaccccttctctcaacccaatcttatgttgacacttgtcaccatttcattggtgccaattgcaaacatggatccccaactttcaaactcaacccttgatcaactctttcaatcctgaccatccattgccctgtttttgctataaatagagctctcattcctccattttcaacaatcatcctccaaatttgtagtatcacacttatgctcaaatacattcaagctttcatatctcattttatgctcatcatttagcctctctttagaatagaaattagtctaaatatgcatgtttagaatactttctttatcatttagctcaatcatagactaaatatatcatgttaggatagtactcatactaaccttgtcatcttatcatctagtttattgcattttaaaatcatgcatagcttaggatgcatttcattctaaaaatctatcaaagcatccctcgttctt
The nucleotide sequence above comes from Cryptomeria japonica chromosome 11, Sugi_1.0, whole genome shotgun sequence. Encoded proteins:
- the LOC131077664 gene encoding G-type lectin S-receptor-like serine/threonine-protein kinase At2g19130 — encoded protein: METCKMEMGRNGLLGYLLFFHVILIIFHTIDGSVVRGGNTLFLGDSLTGNQTIISMNGMFELGFFNTNGSNNWYIGIWYAKVPETKVWVANRETPARDRPGILNLSREGHLGLFDAKGGSVWSVNVSKNASKAVILDSGNFLMVADENISDSLWESFDHPVDTWLPGMRFGGQQKLVSWKNSLDPAPGLFSFHMDPSGVKQFVLTWNNSVQYWRSGTWNGEIFQEIPEMGNKGFYNISVERVGSFLYMTYSPIHPIFKVSRFVLVTLGAIQEYNLIEGSKWNMFWSEPRDQCAVYGLCGVYGTCNSNHLTFCSCAEGFKPKDDLSWRSREWWSSGCVRQSPLSCDTENESTDQFFESKVMLPDDNYSFSLPAPTKKDCQKACLRNCSCTAFTFNPPSWACKIWSGDLLNMYSFASQSNTNVSIRVAASALLKFHRPSSSEGKTTRIVGATLGTIGALGVVLGIFSIVMWRKHRLRSTERYGDSSNSFLRMFSYKELKIATRNFSSQLGSGGFGSVFKGTLTDGTLVAVKNMEGSSQDEKQFRAEISSLGNIQHVNLVRLRGFCAEGSRRLLIYDFMPNGSLDSLLFTSDSKTERKVLDWKTRFEIVLGTARGLLYLHEECRDCIIHSDVKPGNILLDSNLSPKIADFGLAKLVGRGFSHVLTTTRGTRGYLAPEWISGLPITPKVDVYSFGMTLFEIISGRRNLELNVQDSSKYYFPVWAATQINQGKAINIVEEGVAEEEDIEEVRRASIVGLLCIEEDEYMRPNMEQVVRMLEGKLEPRTLQIQKSLPEEEQAEQSQTSTDSGGNGIS